The Rhodococcus triatomae genome includes a window with the following:
- the rimP gene encoding ribosome maturation factor RimP produces MSIPSKERIGELVADLVSRQGYDLEDVAVTQAGRHSAVRIMVDGDRGLGLDAAAALSRDIGELFDATPDFGETPYTLEVTSPGIDRPLTHERHWRRARGRLARIDLAGETVTGRIGPVDGPEVAVVVGGSASPTVRTVRLDEVENAVVQVEFSKPSARELELAGGIPEGRVSPLDPDVAVDAPDGDTPEDDAEDREDGPGEETKGQDK; encoded by the coding sequence ATGTCGATTCCGTCGAAGGAGAGGATCGGCGAACTCGTCGCCGATCTGGTGAGTCGTCAGGGCTACGACCTCGAGGACGTCGCCGTCACACAGGCCGGTCGGCACAGCGCGGTGCGCATCATGGTGGACGGGGATCGGGGGCTCGGGCTCGACGCCGCCGCCGCGCTCAGCCGCGACATCGGGGAACTCTTCGACGCCACTCCGGACTTCGGGGAGACCCCGTACACACTCGAGGTCACCTCGCCCGGTATCGACCGACCACTCACCCACGAGCGGCACTGGCGCCGGGCTCGGGGACGCCTCGCCCGGATCGACCTCGCCGGGGAGACGGTGACGGGCCGAATCGGCCCCGTGGACGGTCCCGAGGTGGCCGTGGTGGTGGGCGGCAGTGCCTCGCCCACCGTGCGTACGGTGCGGCTGGACGAGGTGGAGAACGCCGTCGTCCAGGTCGAGTTCTCGAAGCCGAGCGCTCGCGAGTTGGAGTTGGCCGGCGGAATTCCCGAGGGGCGCGTGTCGCCCCTGGATCCGGATGTGGCGGTGGATGCGCCGGACGGGGATACGCCGGAAGACGACGCCGAGGATCGAGAAGACGGTCCCGGCGAGGAAACGAAAGGGCAGGACAAGTGA
- the rbfA gene encoding 30S ribosome-binding factor RbfA, with protein MVDPARARKLAKRIGTIVATAIDHEIKDPRLAYVTVTDTKVTNDLHDATVYYTVMGADLDTPPDLESAAAGLEKAKGVLRSKVGAGTGVRFTPTLTFVADTVPDTARHMEELLARTRAADDAVARAAAGAAHAGDADPYKAPRDDQDDEGDDASDALGDGR; from the coding sequence ATGGTGGATCCCGCCCGGGCACGTAAGCTCGCCAAGCGCATCGGCACCATCGTCGCGACCGCGATCGACCACGAGATCAAGGATCCGCGGCTCGCGTATGTCACCGTGACGGATACCAAGGTGACCAACGATCTGCACGACGCCACCGTGTACTACACGGTGATGGGTGCGGATCTGGATACTCCGCCAGATCTCGAGTCGGCGGCAGCAGGTCTGGAGAAGGCGAAGGGCGTCCTGCGCTCGAAGGTGGGTGCCGGGACGGGCGTCCGGTTCACCCCGACACTGACGTTCGTGGCGGACACGGTGCCCGACACCGCCCGGCACATGGAGGAGTTGCTGGCCCGCACCCGCGCTGCCGACGACGCCGTGGCTCGGGCGGCCGCCGGCGCCGCACACGCCGGTGACGCCGACCCCTACAAGGCGCCGCGCGACGATCAGGACGACGAGGGTGACGACGCTTCCGACGCCCTCGGCGACGGACGCTGA
- the nusA gene encoding transcription termination factor NusA yields MNIDIAALRAIEADKGISAETVITAIQTALLTAYRHTEGHQPHARIDVNTKSGVVRVMAHEVDADGNLVGEEWDDTPEGFGRIAATTARQVILQRLRDAEHERSFGEYVAHEGEIVGGVIQRDTRANSRGMVVVRIGSDANGAEGLIPPAEQVPGENYEHGERLKCYVVGVSRGARGPQITLSRTHPNLVRKLFALEVPEIADGSVEIVAVAREAGHRSKIAVQSRVSGLNAKGACIGPMGQRVRNVMSELAGEKIDIIDYDDDPARFVGNALSPSKVVSVTVVDPDARAARVVVPDFQLSLAIGKEGQNARLAARLTGWRIDIRSDAASTPETAGGNAATGR; encoded by the coding sequence GTGAATATCGATATCGCGGCGTTGCGCGCCATCGAAGCGGACAAGGGCATCTCGGCGGAGACCGTGATCACCGCCATCCAGACGGCTCTGCTCACGGCCTACCGGCACACCGAGGGGCATCAGCCCCACGCTCGGATCGACGTGAACACCAAGTCGGGCGTCGTGCGGGTGATGGCGCACGAGGTCGACGCGGACGGCAACCTCGTCGGAGAGGAGTGGGACGACACTCCCGAGGGCTTCGGTCGGATCGCCGCCACCACCGCCCGGCAGGTCATCCTGCAGCGCCTGCGCGATGCCGAGCACGAGCGCAGCTTCGGAGAGTACGTCGCCCACGAGGGCGAGATCGTCGGCGGCGTGATCCAGCGCGACACCCGCGCGAACTCGCGCGGCATGGTGGTGGTGCGAATCGGCAGCGATGCGAACGGTGCGGAGGGCCTGATTCCGCCCGCCGAACAGGTTCCCGGGGAGAACTACGAGCACGGCGAGCGCCTCAAGTGCTACGTCGTGGGTGTCTCCCGCGGCGCGCGAGGTCCGCAGATCACCCTCTCGCGTACCCACCCGAACCTCGTGCGGAAGCTGTTCGCGCTGGAGGTGCCCGAAATCGCCGACGGGTCCGTCGAGATCGTCGCGGTCGCCAGGGAGGCGGGGCATCGGTCGAAGATCGCGGTGCAGTCGAGGGTGTCGGGCCTCAATGCCAAGGGAGCGTGCATCGGCCCGATGGGGCAGCGGGTGCGGAACGTGATGAGCGAACTGGCGGGCGAGAAGATCGACATCATCGACTACGACGACGATCCGGCCAGGTTCGTCGGAAACGCGTTGTCGCCGTCCAAGGTGGTGTCGGTGACCGTGGTCGACCCGGACGCGCGGGCGGCCCGTGTCGTGGTGCCGGACTTCCAGCTGTCGCTGGCCATCGGCAAGGAGGGGCAGAACGCGCGTCTCGCGGCCCGGTTGACGGGCTGGCGGATCGACATCCGCAGCGACGCGGCGAGCACTCCCGAAACCGCAGGTGGAAACGCCGCGACGGGAAGATGA
- a CDS encoding DUF503 domain-containing protein, with product MYVGALELDILLGDVRSLKEKRAMVKPVLAELRRFGVSAAETGEQDRYRRSMLGVVLASSGVDHLHEVLDHCERHVAERPELQLLAVRRRVFGPED from the coding sequence GTGTACGTGGGTGCGCTCGAGCTGGATATTCTGCTCGGTGACGTGCGGTCTCTGAAGGAGAAGCGGGCGATGGTCAAACCGGTGCTCGCCGAACTTCGGCGTTTCGGTGTGTCCGCGGCCGAGACAGGGGAGCAGGACCGGTACCGCAGATCCATGCTCGGAGTCGTCCTGGCCTCCTCGGGCGTCGATCATCTGCACGAGGTCCTCGATCACTGCGAGAGGCACGTGGCCGAGCGGCCCGAGCTGCAACTGCTGGCGGTTCGCCGGCGGGTGTTCGGGCCGGAGGACTGA
- a CDS encoding O-methyltransferase, with amino-acid sequence MGHDETRWAEVDAYLAETLIGTDSVLSEALEANAAADLPPIDVSAVQGKLLYLLARTARAVNVLEIGTLGGYSTIWLARAVGDRGNVVTLEADHHHAETARANLARAGVSDRVEIVVGAALDSLAVLPTPGESPFDFVFVDADKENNTHYVREAVRLGRPGTVIVVDNVVRGGGVTNAELDDAAVRASREVLQLFAEHPRLDASAIQTVGAKGWDGFAYALITE; translated from the coding sequence ATGGGACACGACGAGACTCGATGGGCCGAGGTGGACGCCTACCTCGCCGAGACGCTGATCGGTACGGACTCGGTACTGAGCGAGGCGCTCGAGGCGAACGCCGCCGCGGACCTGCCGCCGATCGACGTGTCCGCGGTACAGGGCAAGTTGCTGTACCTGCTCGCCCGGACGGCGCGTGCGGTGAACGTCCTCGAGATCGGCACGCTCGGGGGATACAGCACGATCTGGCTGGCCCGCGCAGTGGGAGACCGCGGGAACGTGGTGACGCTCGAGGCCGACCATCATCACGCCGAGACGGCGCGGGCGAATCTCGCCCGCGCCGGGGTGAGCGATCGGGTCGAGATCGTGGTCGGTGCCGCCCTCGACAGCCTGGCGGTCCTGCCGACACCCGGTGAGAGTCCGTTCGACTTCGTCTTCGTCGACGCGGACAAGGAGAACAACACCCACTATGTGCGCGAGGCGGTGCGACTGGGGCGGCCCGGCACGGTGATCGTCGTGGACAACGTGGTGCGCGGTGGTGGCGTCACCAATGCCGAACTGGACGACGCCGCGGTGCGGGCCAGTCGGGAGGTGTTGCAGTTGTTCGCCGAACACCCGCGTCTCGACGCGTCGGCGATCCAGACGGTCGGTGCCAAGGGCTGGGACGGGTTCGCCTACGCGTTGATCACCGAGTAG
- the infB gene encoding translation initiation factor IF-2 yields the protein MAGKARVHELAKELGVTSKELLATLKEQGEFVKSASSTVEAPVARRLRESFSTDKPAAEKSTESARPAAKPGAPARSAGGAAPKPGAPRPGPRPAAPAAEAAPAAPPAPAPVEPPAPAAPAAPAAPAAQAGPATPAAPSAPAAKAAPSTSAKPGGPRPGPKPPRVGNNPYSTAAPVERPAPRPGPRPGPAARPAPGQGGPRPAPGQGGSRPAPGQGGPRPAPGQGGPRPAPGQGGPRPSPGSMPPRPSPGAMPQRSARPAPGGGRPGRPGAPGGRPGGGGGGGYRGGGAPGGAPGGAPAGGGFRGRPGGGGRPGQRGAAAGAFGRPGGAPRRGRKSKRQKRQEYDSMQAPAVGGVRLPRGNGETIRLARGASLSDFAEKIDANPASLVQALFNLGEMVTATQSVNDETLELLGSEMNYVVQVVSPEDEDRELLDSFDLTYGEDEGTEEDLEQRPPVVTVMGHVDHGKTRLLDTIRKANVREGEAGGITQHIGAYQVNTHLNGEDRLITFIDTPGHEAFTAMRARGAKSTDIAILVVAADDGVMPQTVEAINHAQAAEVPIVVAVNKIDKEGADPAKIRGQLTEYGLVAEEYGGETMFVDISAKQGLHIEQLLEAVLLTADASLDLRANPDMDAQGVAIEAHLDRGRGPVATVLIQRGTLRVGDSIVAGDAYGRVRRMVDEHGDDVLEALPSRPVQVVGFTSVPGAGDNLLVVDEDRIARQIADRRNARKRNALAAKSRKRISLEDLDSALKETSQLNLILKGDNSGTVEALEEALLGIQIDDEVQLRVIDRGVGGVTETNVNLAAASNAIIIGFNVRAEGKATELANREGVDIRYYSVIYQAIDEVEKALKGMLKPIYEEVELGKAEIRAMFRSSKVGNIAGCLVTSGTIRRNAKARLVRDNAVVAETVTISSLRREKEDVVEVREGYECGLTVTYSDIKVGDVIEAYELREKPRD from the coding sequence GTGGCAGGCAAAGCCCGCGTGCACGAGTTGGCCAAGGAACTCGGTGTCACAAGTAAGGAACTACTCGCAACGCTCAAGGAGCAAGGCGAGTTCGTGAAGTCGGCGTCCTCCACCGTCGAGGCGCCGGTCGCCCGACGGCTGCGAGAGTCGTTCTCGACAGACAAGCCGGCGGCAGAGAAGTCGACGGAATCCGCGCGTCCCGCGGCCAAGCCGGGCGCTCCCGCCCGCAGTGCCGGTGGTGCCGCGCCGAAGCCGGGCGCCCCGCGTCCGGGACCTCGTCCGGCAGCGCCCGCCGCCGAGGCCGCCCCCGCGGCCCCGCCGGCACCGGCGCCGGTCGAACCCCCGGCACCCGCCGCTCCGGCTGCGCCTGCGGCCCCCGCGGCACAGGCCGGCCCGGCCACGCCGGCGGCCCCGTCCGCTCCGGCGGCGAAGGCGGCACCGTCCACCTCCGCCAAGCCCGGTGGTCCGCGCCCGGGTCCGAAGCCGCCGCGAGTCGGCAACAACCCGTACTCGACGGCCGCTCCGGTGGAACGTCCGGCTCCGCGTCCGGGCCCGAGGCCCGGCCCCGCGGCACGTCCGGCTCCCGGTCAGGGCGGTCCCCGTCCCGCTCCGGGTCAGGGTGGTTCGCGTCCGGCTCCCGGTCAGGGCGGTCCCCGTCCGGCCCCGGGTCAGGGTGGTCCGCGTCCGGCTCCCGGTCAGGGCGGTCCCCGGCCCAGCCCCGGCTCGATGCCTCCCCGTCCGAGCCCCGGTGCCATGCCGCAGCGGTCGGCTCGTCCGGCCCCCGGCGGCGGTCGTCCCGGTCGTCCCGGTGCTCCGGGCGGTCGTCCCGGCGGCGGCGGTGGCGGTGGCTACCGCGGTGGCGGTGCACCCGGCGGCGCTCCCGGTGGAGCTCCCGCAGGCGGTGGCTTCCGTGGCCGTCCCGGTGGCGGCGGTCGTCCCGGTCAGCGCGGTGCCGCGGCGGGTGCGTTCGGTCGTCCCGGTGGCGCTCCGCGTCGCGGTCGCAAGTCCAAGCGGCAGAAGCGCCAGGAATACGATTCGATGCAGGCGCCCGCCGTCGGCGGCGTGCGGTTGCCCCGTGGCAACGGTGAGACCATTCGTCTCGCCCGTGGCGCGTCGCTGTCGGACTTCGCCGAGAAGATCGACGCCAACCCGGCGTCGCTGGTCCAGGCTCTGTTCAACCTCGGCGAGATGGTGACGGCCACGCAGTCCGTCAACGACGAAACCCTCGAGCTGCTCGGCAGCGAGATGAACTACGTCGTCCAGGTCGTCAGCCCGGAGGACGAGGACCGCGAGCTGCTCGACAGCTTCGATCTCACCTACGGCGAGGACGAGGGCACCGAGGAAGACCTCGAACAGCGTCCTCCGGTGGTCACCGTCATGGGTCACGTCGACCACGGCAAGACCCGCCTGCTGGACACGATCCGCAAGGCCAACGTCCGCGAGGGCGAGGCCGGCGGTATCACCCAGCACATCGGTGCCTACCAGGTGAACACGCACCTCAACGGCGAAGACCGGCTGATCACCTTCATCGACACCCCGGGTCACGAGGCGTTCACCGCCATGCGTGCCCGTGGCGCCAAGTCGACGGACATCGCGATCCTCGTGGTCGCGGCGGACGACGGCGTGATGCCGCAGACGGTCGAGGCGATCAACCACGCCCAGGCGGCGGAAGTGCCGATCGTGGTCGCGGTCAACAAGATCGACAAGGAGGGTGCGGACCCGGCGAAGATCCGGGGCCAGCTCACCGAGTACGGACTGGTGGCCGAGGAGTACGGCGGCGAGACCATGTTCGTCGACATCTCCGCCAAGCAGGGTCTGCACATCGAGCAGCTGCTCGAGGCCGTGCTGCTCACCGCGGACGCGTCTCTCGACCTGCGGGCCAACCCGGACATGGACGCGCAGGGTGTCGCCATCGAGGCGCACCTCGACCGCGGCCGCGGACCGGTGGCCACCGTGCTCATCCAGCGTGGAACGCTGCGGGTCGGCGATTCCATCGTCGCCGGCGACGCCTACGGGCGTGTCCGTCGGATGGTGGACGAGCACGGCGACGACGTCCTCGAGGCGTTGCCGTCGCGTCCGGTCCAGGTCGTCGGCTTCACGTCGGTGCCCGGTGCCGGTGACAACCTGCTCGTGGTCGACGAGGACCGGATCGCCCGGCAGATCGCGGACCGCCGCAATGCGCGTAAGCGCAACGCACTGGCCGCGAAGAGCCGCAAGCGGATCAGCCTCGAGGATCTGGATTCGGCGCTCAAGGAGACGAGCCAGCTCAACCTCATCCTCAAGGGCGACAACTCCGGAACGGTGGAGGCCCTCGAAGAGGCGCTGCTCGGCATCCAGATCGACGACGAGGTGCAGTTGCGCGTCATCGACCGCGGTGTCGGTGGTGTCACCGAGACGAACGTGAACCTGGCGGCAGCCTCGAACGCGATCATCATCGGGTTCAACGTCCGCGCGGAGGGCAAGGCCACCGAGCTGGCCAACCGCGAGGGTGTCGACATCCGGTACTACTCGGTCATCTACCAGGCCATCGACGAGGTGGAGAAGGCCCTCAAGGGCATGCTCAAGCCCATCTACGAAGAGGTCGAGCTCGGCAAGGCGGAGATCCGTGCGATGTTCCGCTCGTCCAAGGTCGGCAACATCGCGGGCTGCCTGGTCACCTCGGGTACGATCCGTCGCAACGCCAAGGCTCGCCTGGTGCGGGACAACGCGGTCGTCGCGGAAACCGTCACCATCTCCTCGCTCCGACGCGAGAAGGAGGACGTGGTCGAGGTTCGCGAAGGCTACGAGTGCGGTCTGACGGTCACCTACTCCGATATCAAGGTCGGTGACGTCATCGAGGCGTACGAGCTTCGCGAGAAGCCACGCGACTAG
- a CDS encoding proline--tRNA ligase — MITRLSHLFLRTLRDDPADAEVPSHKLLVRAGYVRRIAPGVYSWLPLGLRVLRQVERVVREEMNAIGAQEIALPALLPRDPYETTNRWTEYGDGLFRLQDRKGADYLLGPTHEELFALTVKGEFTSYKDFPVTLYQIQTKYRDEERPRAGILRGREFVMKDSYSFDLTDEGLAESYRAHRDAYERIFTRLGVRYVIVSATSGAMGGSASEEFLAESEIGEDTYVRSIESGYAANVEAVRTVAPAPIAFDGLPEAEVHDTPDTPTIATLVDWANGADLGRAVTAADTLKNVLVKVRVPGGDWELLAVGVPGDREVDPKRLGASLEPAEYELLTDADFAANPFLVKGYIGPKALQENGVRYLVDPRVVDGTSWITGADAPGRHVVGLVAGRDFVPDGTIEAAEVRDGDPSPDGAGTLTSARGIEIGHVFQLGRKYTDAFEVDVLGENGKPVRPTMGSYGVGVSRLVAVIAEQHHDDKGLRWPAEVAPADVHLVIANKDEAAREGAESLAVELDAAGLDIVLDDRKASPGVKFKDSELLGIPVVVVVGRGWADGKVEIRDRFTGESREVPAGTAVADVVSAVRG; from the coding sequence GTGATTACCCGTCTGTCCCACCTGTTCCTGCGCACGCTGCGTGACGATCCCGCCGACGCCGAGGTGCCCAGCCACAAGCTGCTGGTCCGCGCCGGTTACGTCCGCCGGATCGCCCCGGGTGTCTACTCCTGGCTCCCGCTGGGGCTGCGGGTGCTCCGGCAGGTGGAGCGCGTGGTGCGCGAGGAGATGAACGCGATCGGCGCTCAGGAGATCGCGCTGCCGGCGCTGTTGCCGCGCGATCCGTACGAGACCACGAACCGGTGGACGGAGTACGGCGACGGTCTCTTCCGGCTGCAGGACCGCAAGGGTGCGGACTACCTGCTCGGGCCCACCCACGAGGAACTGTTCGCGCTCACCGTCAAGGGTGAATTCACCTCCTACAAGGACTTCCCGGTCACGCTCTACCAGATCCAGACCAAGTACCGCGACGAGGAGCGCCCCCGCGCGGGAATCCTGCGCGGCCGCGAGTTCGTGATGAAGGACTCGTACTCCTTCGATCTCACCGACGAGGGGCTGGCGGAGTCCTACCGCGCCCACCGGGACGCCTACGAGCGGATCTTCACCCGCCTGGGTGTCCGGTACGTCATCGTCTCGGCCACGTCCGGTGCGATGGGCGGGAGCGCCTCCGAGGAGTTCCTCGCCGAGAGCGAGATCGGTGAGGACACCTACGTCCGCAGCATCGAATCCGGCTATGCGGCCAATGTCGAGGCCGTGCGGACCGTCGCGCCCGCGCCGATCGCGTTCGACGGGCTGCCGGAGGCCGAGGTGCACGACACCCCCGACACGCCGACCATCGCGACGCTGGTGGACTGGGCGAACGGCGCGGATCTGGGCCGCGCCGTGACCGCCGCGGACACCCTGAAGAACGTGCTCGTCAAGGTGCGTGTCCCCGGCGGAGACTGGGAACTGCTCGCCGTCGGTGTGCCCGGGGACCGCGAGGTGGACCCCAAGCGACTCGGTGCCTCGCTCGAGCCCGCCGAGTACGAGCTGCTCACGGACGCCGACTTCGCGGCGAACCCCTTCCTGGTCAAGGGATACATCGGCCCGAAGGCTCTGCAGGAGAACGGGGTCCGCTATCTCGTCGATCCCCGAGTGGTCGACGGTACGAGCTGGATCACCGGGGCGGATGCGCCGGGCAGGCATGTCGTCGGACTGGTTGCCGGCCGGGATTTCGTCCCCGACGGCACCATCGAGGCCGCCGAGGTCCGGGACGGCGACCCGTCACCCGACGGGGCCGGCACCCTGACGTCCGCGCGGGGTATCGAGATCGGGCACGTCTTCCAACTCGGCCGCAAGTACACCGACGCCTTCGAGGTGGACGTGCTCGGTGAGAACGGCAAGCCGGTTCGCCCGACCATGGGTTCCTACGGGGTCGGCGTGTCCCGCCTGGTCGCGGTGATCGCCGAACAGCATCACGACGACAAGGGTTTGCGGTGGCCGGCCGAGGTGGCGCCCGCGGACGTACACCTGGTGATCGCGAACAAGGACGAGGCCGCTCGGGAGGGTGCCGAGAGCCTGGCGGTGGAGCTGGACGCGGCGGGTCTGGACATCGTGCTCGACGACCGCAAGGCATCGCCGGGCGTGAAGTTCAAGGATTCCGAGCTGCTCGGCATCCCGGTCGTCGTCGTGGTGGGCCGCGGCTGGGCGGACGGAAAGGTCGAGATCCGGGACCGGTTCACCGGGGAGAGCCGCGAGGTGCCCGCCGGGACGGCCGTCGCCGACGTCGTGAGCGCCGTTCGCGGATAG
- a CDS encoding ferritin-like domain-containing protein, with product MTVSPDSETGAFAEALSVEHAAVFAYGVVGAFANPARAGQIAVDVAAHRARRDTVIDLLHQAGAEAPVAAAGYALPFPVTDPFGAAQLAAQVESDTAVAWRAVVEHSDSADSRRTALEALTDAATREALWRSALGTDPTTAAFPGQP from the coding sequence GTGACCGTTTCCCCCGATTCCGAAACGGGCGCCTTCGCCGAGGCACTCTCCGTCGAACACGCGGCGGTGTTCGCCTACGGCGTCGTGGGCGCGTTCGCCAACCCGGCGCGAGCCGGCCAGATCGCCGTCGACGTGGCAGCCCATCGAGCCCGGCGCGACACCGTGATCGATCTGCTGCACCAGGCGGGCGCCGAGGCACCGGTGGCCGCTGCCGGGTACGCGCTCCCGTTCCCCGTCACCGATCCGTTCGGGGCTGCGCAACTGGCGGCACAGGTCGAATCCGACACGGCGGTGGCCTGGCGGGCCGTCGTGGAGCACTCCGACTCCGCAGACAGCAGGCGCACGGCACTCGAGGCCCTCACCGACGCGGCCACCCGGGAAGCCTTGTGGCGCAGTGCACTCGGCACTGATCCGACGACGGCCGCCTTCCCCGGACAGCCCTGA
- a CDS encoding DHH family phosphoesterase: MVETRGDAAAGGAATPSDVLAVLDAAATVTVLCHVHPDADTIGSGLALGLVLERRGVPVQVSFAEPAALPESMRTLPGTHLLAPPAQVRDGVDVVVTVDCGSAGRLGALADRLAGAGTTVVIDHHRSNTRFGRWNLVDESAESTTAVLARLFDHWGVEIDRDLAHCLYAGLVTDTGSFRWVRPGTHLLAERLLDTGIDGAAIARRLLDTHPFGWLPMLSAVLGSATLVPGAAGGRGLVYAVIRRRDVGDLRSEEIESVVDIVRTTSEAEIAAVLKESVNGTWSVSLRSKSDIDVSAVAARLGGGGHHAAAGYTAETSAETVVADLVDALG; this comes from the coding sequence ATGGTCGAGACCCGGGGAGACGCCGCTGCGGGCGGTGCGGCGACGCCGAGCGATGTGCTGGCGGTGCTCGACGCCGCGGCGACCGTCACCGTGTTGTGTCACGTGCATCCCGACGCCGACACCATCGGCAGCGGCCTCGCGCTCGGTCTGGTTCTCGAACGTCGCGGAGTGCCCGTCCAGGTGTCGTTCGCCGAGCCCGCCGCCCTGCCGGAGTCGATGCGCACCCTGCCCGGCACCCACCTGCTGGCCCCTCCGGCGCAGGTGCGGGACGGTGTCGACGTCGTCGTGACGGTGGACTGCGGTAGCGCGGGCCGGCTGGGCGCCCTCGCCGACCGGCTCGCGGGAGCGGGGACGACGGTGGTCATCGACCATCACCGCTCCAACACCCGGTTCGGGCGCTGGAACCTGGTCGACGAGTCGGCCGAGTCGACGACGGCGGTCCTCGCCCGGCTGTTCGACCATTGGGGAGTCGAGATCGACCGGGACCTCGCGCACTGCCTCTATGCGGGTCTGGTCACCGACACCGGATCGTTCCGGTGGGTGCGCCCCGGCACACACCTGCTGGCCGAGCGACTGCTGGACACCGGGATCGACGGGGCGGCGATCGCTCGCCGACTGCTCGACACACATCCCTTCGGCTGGCTCCCCATGTTGTCGGCGGTGCTGGGATCGGCGACGCTCGTGCCCGGCGCGGCCGGTGGGCGCGGACTCGTCTATGCGGTCATCCGGCGTCGTGACGTCGGGGACCTGCGTTCGGAGGAGATCGAGAGCGTCGTCGACATCGTCCGGACCACGTCCGAGGCGGAGATCGCGGCGGTACTCAAGGAGTCGGTGAACGGGACCTGGTCGGTGTCGCTGCGCTCCAAGTCGGACATCGACGTGTCCGCGGTGGCCGCTCGACTCGGCGGCGGCGGGCACCACGCGGCCGCCGGCTACACCGCGGAGACGAGCGCCGAGACGGTCGTCGCCGATCTCGTCGACGCGCTTGGCTGA
- a CDS encoding YlxR family protein translates to MVQHELPADARARTGVPVRTCVGCRKRELATDLLRVVVAGSGPEGSLVTPDLRRRLPGRGAWIHPDPECLSLAERRRAFGRALRVSGPLDISAVGLRVAAEAERSAPARDVESSTEPLEEKRHTQS, encoded by the coding sequence ATGGTTCAGCATGAGCTACCCGCTGACGCGCGCGCTCGTACCGGTGTTCCGGTGCGGACGTGTGTCGGCTGTCGGAAGCGAGAGTTGGCCACCGATCTGTTGAGGGTCGTGGTAGCTGGCAGTGGCCCGGAAGGGTCGCTCGTCACTCCCGATCTGCGGCGTAGGCTGCCCGGTCGAGGTGCATGGATTCACCCCGACCCGGAATGCCTGAGCCTCGCAGAACGTCGCCGAGCATTCGGCAGAGCACTTCGAGTGTCCGGACCACTGGACATCTCCGCAGTCGGCCTCCGGGTCGCCGCGGAAGCGGAGCGTTCGGCCCCTGCCCGCGACGTCGAGTCCTCGACGGAACCTCTCGAAGAGAAAAGGCACACACAGTCATGA